The nucleotide sequence CAACCAAATGACGATGTAAACAAATCACAGTCTTCTAACGATACTTTTCCTACCGGAATGCATATTGCTGCCTATAAAAAGGTAACCGAAGTAACACTTCCTGGTGTAAAGCAACTAAGAGATACATTAAAGAAAAAATCTGAAGAATTTAGAGAAGTTGTAAAAATTGGGCGTACACATTTTATGGATGCCACTCCCCTAACCTTAGGACAGGAATTTAGTGGTTATGCTGCGCAATTAGACTACGGAATTAAAGCTTTGGAAAATACACTTCCTCATCTTGCTGAATTAGCTTTAGGAGGAACCGCAGTTGGAACAGGATTAAACACGCCTGAAGGATATGCTGAAAAAGTAGCCGATCAAATTGCTGAATTTACAGGTTTACCTTTTAAAACTGCCAGCAACAAATTTGAAGCGCTTGCGGCTCACGATGCTTTAGTAGAAACACATTCTGCTTTAAAACAACTAGCCGTTTCCCTGAATAAGATAGGAAATGATATTAGAATGATCGCCAGTGGACCACGTTGCGGAATTGGAGAAATCAATATTCCTGCTAACGAGCCAGGATCTTCTATTATGCCCGGTAAAGTTAATCCAACGCAATGTGAAGCGTTAACTATGGTTTGCGCTCAGGTGATTGGAAACGACGTTGCGATTAGCGCTGGTGGCATGCAGGGACAATTTGAATTAAATGTTTTTAAACCGGTTATGGCAGCAAACTTGTTGCAAAGTGCCGAACTAATTGG is from Zunongwangia endophytica and encodes:
- the fumC gene encoding class II fumarate hydratase — protein: MDYRIEKDTMGEVQVPSDKLWGAQTERSRNNFKIGPASSMPLEIVYGFAYLKKAAAYTNCELGVLAEEKRDLIGKVCDEILEGKHDDQFPLVIWQTGSGTQSNMNVNEVIANRAHQIAGKTIGEGDKTLQPNDDVNKSQSSNDTFPTGMHIAAYKKVTEVTLPGVKQLRDTLKKKSEEFREVVKIGRTHFMDATPLTLGQEFSGYAAQLDYGIKALENTLPHLAELALGGTAVGTGLNTPEGYAEKVADQIAEFTGLPFKTASNKFEALAAHDALVETHSALKQLAVSLNKIGNDIRMIASGPRCGIGEINIPANEPGSSIMPGKVNPTQCEALTMVCAQVIGNDVAISAGGMQGQFELNVFKPVMAANLLQSAELIGDSCVSFDVNCAQGIEPNHARIQEHLNNSLMLVTALNTKIGYYKAAEIAGTAHENGTTLKEEAVNLGYLTEEEFDEWVNPKDMVGSLK